The nucleotide sequence CTGACATTAAGTACTTTCTGTAATTGCAGCAACATCTACAAAACTCTGAATATCTGATTGGCAAGGTCAGTAGTTCTTTCTTCTTGTATAACAGGAGTGTCACCTCTTATCTAACAAGCAAGCATTGTCAATACACAAGTCTGAATGTGTATAGGAATCAGATAATTTTCTCCAATATATGTAAGATCACCCGTACGAGATTGATATCAAGATCCAGAGAGCGTTTCACCCTGTGTTCCAAGGCTTCATCTGTATCATAAATGTATAGCTGCTGTACTAAATGGTCCAAACATTTCCTACTCAACATaccttctttatcttctgccatcATCCAAACATATTGTTCTCTCAAACGCCGCCGTTTCTTCCCAGAAGATGCCTCTGACACCGATAAATGGTTAGAATACTTTGTCTGTAAACTCGAAATGAGTCAGTCCGTAATGATTTGCCAGCATACCTTTCAGTTGAACTGATCGAACTGAGTTACTTCTAGGCAGAAAGCTTTCTTTTCCCTGGGCCCCTTCAATCATAGATGACCCACTGCACGGTGTGTTTAGCATCTTGACGGAAGATTGTGTTGATTCAAGTTGACCAATACCTACAGTGCTACATTGCATCATATGCACTTCTTAGTGTTAGAAATTATTTGTCGAAACGTCCACGTGATACTTGGGCGTTGGTGGCTGCAGCTTTCTTTGCTAGTCTGGAGATCCGGAGCTTCTTGCAGTGCTCTGCTTTCTTCTCGTCGGATAGACTTGCATACCACCCTTGACCACTTCATTTGTTGCACCCAACGCCTGCATCTTCTGGGCGATGGTTCATATCAGTCGAGGCTGCAGTGGTACATATTACACCTGCAACAATAGGAAACATAACACATTACTTACGACAGCACAATTTCTCAATACAATACTCTGCAAAGTTAATGAATGAACCATGTGTTTGACGTACTTGCTCATGGTCAATGCTAATCAGAGATGCAACCTTCTTTTCTGCACGGACCGCCCGTCGCTTCTGGATGTATTCTGCTCTCTTGTCATTGGACATTCACGCCCACCCATTTTGACCACTCTTTGGGTTTTTTTCTCGCAGTTCTTCGCCCGCTTGATTTGCATTCTCATGAATAGGCATATTCTTGAGGTCTTTAAACAGGCAACATTCCCCTGATCCTACCGGTGATGGAGGTGGATGATGATTCTTCATCAGTGTCACATTTAAAAAACAATGGGATTAAAAAAACAAAATGGCGAACTTCTTAAATCAGGTCAAGCACATAATGATGGTACACCTCTAATAAACTCATAATACACAGGGATCTAGACTGGATTCTTAAATGTTGCGAGAAATGCATAGGGATCAAAACTGGATCCTTAGAAGTTCACAAACTTTTATGTAGTACTTTTCTTGCAGTTTAATAGGCTCTGTTTGGCATTGCGTTGGATTATGATAATTCAGCTTATCAGACCAGCTTTTGATGTTTGTTTGACCAATTGTTAGTTTTGTGGCTATTTTCCCACAACTGATTATTAAACAAGCATATGGAAGCACAATACATCATAGTTGAGCAACTGCAAGCTGAATTGGAGGCTCATATAAGGCTATCTGCATATATCAGTACAAGGAAGTCCTAGGTACGAAAAAGAAATTGAAAAACAAAACGATACTTCATTTGGGTACTACCTCACTTATCAGCTCCACCCTTTCTATATATAGTAGTATTATAATATGATGAGTGGCAAAGTACAGACCCAATATTTAAAAGAGATGTATGAGTGCTTTTGTTTCTCTGCATTGCATCTATTTTCACCTTCCAAAATTGTCAATTCCTGTAAAGACATGAATTTCACATCAATCAAAAGAGATATCTGatagtttttttttgctttgccCTATAGAACCTGTAGAAATCTCCTCTTGACTACATATAATTTGGAATCAAATGGTTCGGATAAATTTAGAACAGAAACATGCAATCTGTATACACTTCAAGCATGCAAGTAGAAAACTGAATATGAAGCACGTCGTAGTGGTTTACCAAAAGGAAAATCACATGGGTTTCTTCTAATTATTCTGTTGGGCTATCCATGGTGTTTCATGAAACCAGATCCCTTTGATTGCTATATAGAGTACGAGGTACACCGTACACCCAACTGGTGGCTTGATGTTAATGTGAAAAAACCCTGATCAAAGTTTGCCGCTGGCGAGGGCTTGATTGTGGCGGCGTTGGCGGACCGCACTCGAGTCCGTGGGGCAGCAACCGACCAAGAGGAGAGCGGACAGCGGCGAGCCCGtggggaagcagaggaggagcggCGAGCGGTGATGGCGATGGCGATCCGCGATGCATCCGTTGGGCAGCAGAGCAGAAGGGCGATCCGCGGAGTAGGAGCGGCTGGCAGGGCGGCGGCTGTGCGCTGGCGTCTGCAGCAGAGGAGGAGTGGCGGGCAGGGATGCCTACGGCGATCCGCGGAGGTTCGGAGTGGCAGATAGGACGGCGGCCCTGCGCTCGCGTCGAGGACAGAACGTGTGGTGTGTTTCTCAGCGGAGTCGTGCGTGCAGTTGGATGATACGTGGGGTACGGAGGATTAGTGGCCTGTTTAATTTTTTGGGTCGATGGCTTGTTTAGTGGCTTGTTGTGTTAAACACGAAAGACTTTTGGGCCATTAAATCTTGTTGATGGACGCGActgattgtttggatctgcccctctctttcttttatatTGGTAGTAGATGGCATGGTGGGTGATTAAAGCGTAAAACGTGTTTAGTATGCTGGAGGGATATAGACCATCAAATTGCAGGTTTTGATGGATAGGATGATCTGGTTCTCcgccctttctttcttttatagtgatagtagatagatacttgccacataagcaaaattgtcttacaatgtgttaagttactacctaagttaccccACTATAGCTAGCCTAAGATAGCAATATTACAGAAAATAAGCTGCTAGTAATTCGTAAGACAGCAATATTACAGTTGTTCTCTTTTCCAAGGATGTAAATGCGAATTGCACCTTTGACCTGATCGGAAACCTATCTGTACCGCTGGATGCAAATCTAGCGGCTCAAAACGCTGGAACGCAAGTCTCTCCCAACCCTAACCCGCTTGGAACCCTCTTATTGCACCTCTCCGTCGGCGCCTCCCTCTGCTCTGCCCCCCCAAATCGCCGCCGGAACACCTTCCTGCGCCATTGCGCACCGGCGCGAACCCCCCCTCGCTCTCTTCAGTctactctgcgccgccgcctcgtctTCTCGTCCCCGCACACGCCTCGGCGGCCAACCCTAGCCGCCTCGGGAGAGAGaaagatcggcggcggcggcggcgacgatgagGATCGAGGAGGTGCAGTCGACGTCGAAGAAGCAGCGCATCGCCACCCACACCCACATCAAGGGCCTCGGCCTCGACGTAACTCTCCTGCCGCTTCTCCGCTCCTCTCCTCCTGCGGGCTTAGGAGTGTTTCCTTCCACTAGTTGTTACCCCGAATTTTCCTTCTCAGGATGGATTCGTTTGCTTCTCTTCGCTTTGCAGGCCAATGGGACGGCGATAGggatgtcggcggggttcgtggGGCAGGCGGAGGCGAGGGAGGCGTGCGGGCTGGTGGTCGACATGATCCGCCAGAAGAAAATGGCTGGACGCGCGCTGCTCCTTGCCGGCCCACCTGCCACCGGCAAGACCGCACTCGCTCTCGGCATCTCCCAGGAGCTGGGCAGCAAGGTCTAATTCATCCTCTTTTCCCTCCCTCACAAATTGCTAGATACAACTTTTACTGCTACTGTTACATGTTTGGCTGCCCCCATCCGAAAGCTTCATCTTCCACCGGAAGAGCACTTGCTGAAATGTATTGACTATCTCAAACCTGTACCAAGAAAATCTCAAACCTGCAGGTAAGGAGCATTGAATTATAAAGACCACCAAAATCTCAAACCTGCACAATCATGTTTTCATAGCAAAAAGCCCAAGCAAATAAGGCAACATTTACATGAATGCAATGCCCATACTTGCACATATAAAATTGTATGATTGTAATCTCTTATTCTCCTGTTATCACTGACTTTACTGAAATCAATCACCAACACAACATGGGGTGTTACATGTTCAAACTTCCCCTCACAATCATGAAGCTAGACAGGATGTGCGTGATACAGATGCAGGGGGCGTTGCCAGACTACTTCCTTGGACGAATGCCATGGTCGTGTCATTCGCCATCAATCCGGATGACATCAGGATCCTCCACTCCTCCCTGTATCTCTTCCCAAATCGCCATACCAAACAGAAGATAGCACTTGCTGTTGTTGCACATGTACGAATTGAAACAGGTCTGATTTTGTACACTGGTTATCAGAGGAGCGACGTGCCAGAAATCTGAAAAAAAAACACCCATCTGGGACGTCGGTGGTCTTTCCGTCTCCCGGCGACGCATCCTCGCCTTCTTCGCCGGCAACGTGCATGGCAGGGTTAGGGCAGTCCTCCTCCAGCAATGGGTAGCGGGCAGGACCACGACATGAGGGCGTATGCCTCTGAATCGTGTAGTTCAGGAGTGAGACGCCGACTTCGCCGGAGGAGGTGCCCCGACAGGAAGTTGCGCAGAGCCATGTATCCTGTGATTGCGGATTTTTTAGGGAGAGAGGGCTCTGGGGGCTGGTTGTTTATGGGGACGGAGTACGTGTGAAGGAGTCTGACGCGGTCATGCTTTCCTGCATGTTTCCCTTTGGGCTTTTGAAGCGGCCGTACGAGGGGCCATCCGCCAGGAGGTGTGACAGACAAAAAAAGGTGACGTATAAAATCAAGATTTTATTTAAGGCAGCACTGCGGTAAGGTCACGGGAGCCCAGAACATAAACGTGGCCCAATAACAGCATCAAAGTTTTTTCAGGAGCCCAATAACAAAAACTGCGCAAAAAAaatagtaccaccttggatagTAAAAATTCTCAGAAAATCATAAATAATAATGTGGGTGAATGGAttaaaaaattggagaaacgcaccttgctttattagtaaggtataggtatatatatagatatagatttgGAGGCTAGGTTGTTACTACCTTACTGGACAGTCCTGGATCGTTTagtctcttctcttctcaaaaaATGTTAACTTACTGCTCGTGAAGAGCAGCTGTATGATGAACAGGCAGCTCTGCATTTGCAAGGTCTCATCTAGTTCTAGTAAGACAAGCAACCAAAGTAATTCACTGAGCTCTGACCATTGAAGCATTCACCTTTTCATTTTGTTGTAGCTGCAATGTTGCTAGAGTGGTTGAATTTCATTTCATCTACTTAACTAAATTGGTGTTCTGTAGTATCATTTTAGCTAGTAATGTGTTACCATTTATCTTGGTCATTAAAAAATTATTTTGAGTTCTATATTCTGCTTCTTGCTGGTCCAAAATATGTCAGTATGCTGCCCTGCTAATGGGAAGTATGCTGTTCTTTAGAAAATATACTTACTCCAAAACGCTGGAGTAAATTTGGTGGATTACTAGCATTTGCTAGCAATTTATCAGGCTGTCTTGTCCATTACATTCAATGTATATGATTTTTTGCAGTGAACTATATATTGATTTACATTTGATGCCCTATGTCTATTTCTGTTTTGGAAGAAACTTCAATCTTCTCTTGCTATTCTGGAATGCAGGTCCCTTTCTGTCCTATGGTAGGATCAGAAGTGTACTCTTCAGAGGTCAAGAAAACTGAGGTGCTGATGGAAAATTTTCGTAGAGCTATAGGTTTGCGTATAAAGGAAAACAAAGAAGTCTATGAAGGAGAGGTAGGAGTGGCATATATGCtccttttcaaatttgaaaaagatATCATTCTTGAATTAGTGTTTTACTTGATATGAATACTTTCTTTGTCATCATTTTCTAATACAACTAATATTCTAGTGCTTGTGGCTATATTATTTTGTTTGCCTTTTAGGTTACAGAGCTTTCCCCAGAAGAATCTGAGAGTTCAACTGGTGGATATGGGAAAAGCATTAGCCATGTAGTAATTGGCCTGAAGACTGTAAAAGGGACTAAGCAACTAAAGTTAGATCCTACAATTTATGATGCTTTAATCAAGGAAAAGGTTACTATCTGCTACCTACCCTCCCTTGCTCTCTGCCTCTGTTGCTAGACTGTTAAGTTGCATTTGTATTTTCGCTTTGAATTACAGTGGGTGGATTGTGTATCTCAAGTGTTCAGAATATTGTCTTTATGCAATATATAACATGTGCAAACTAATGGCAAGTATTTACTCATGGAAACTCACACGCATGATCATATTTCTCTTGTTCATTGTTAGATGTTCTATTATGGCATAACAAAACATCGTGAGACTTTACTTAAATTGAGATATGATGCATTATAATTTACTTTCGTTGCTTTGCCTTGGCTCTCCTACTTGTCTTCTGCATGAAGCTGGTTAACATTTGATCATTTGTATACGGTATGCAGGTGGCAGTCGGCGATGTTATATACATTGAAGCTAACAGCGGTGCAGTGAAAAGAGTTGGCAGATGTGATGCTTTTGCTACAGAATACGATCTTGAAGCAGAGGAGTATGTGCCAATTCCCAAAGGGGAAGTCCACAAGAAAAAAGAAATAGTGCAGGTACAAATTTGACGCTAGTTCAGCCTTATAATTTGTTTGCATGTACACTTGTTCAGCCAATTCTGCATTGTACCATCCATAAAACAACTTTTTGGCAATTGGATCTGAGATAATACAGTATGCAATTGCAGCATATAATATCTAATCTAAAGGATCAAAGGTGGAAGCATGCTGCATTTGTTAAGATGAAGCTTCTTATTATTATAGTGTTGCTCAAGCATGCTTAAATATGTGGTTTCCCTGCCAGGTAGTTGTAAGTTGCTTGCTCCcgctaaattccagaaaatagaaaCTGAAAATCCATAACCTAAGGATTAATAAGATTGTATCAAATACTCAGTCCACATTATTAATTGCGCCTTCCTGGATAAGAAAACATAAAGTTCGCGAGCTAATAAGATTGCGCGCCATTTTTTTTATCATCCGCTCAAACCCAGTTAACTATTATCTTCTTGAATTCACCAATTAAGTAGGAATCATTGTTCTTGTTCTGTCTAAAGAAAGTTAGAATCATCCTTTACGTACCTACATCCGACGAAGGACAATTGTGTTCAGCGTGGTTTGTTCTCTATTTTCTCTCGGTGGGTGATAATCTTTTCCAATAGCATAGAGTGAAAATTCCTGTTTGTGTTGTAACATAGAAGCGTATTCTTCTTGTTTTCAAGTT is from Triticum aestivum cultivar Chinese Spring chromosome 3A, IWGSC CS RefSeq v2.1, whole genome shotgun sequence and encodes:
- the LOC123059914 gene encoding ruvB-like protein 1 isoform X2 — translated: MRIEEVQSTSKKQRIATHTHIKGLGLDANGTAIGMSAGFVGQAEAREACGLVVDMIRQKKMAGRALLLAGPPATGKTALALGISQELGSKVPFCPMVGSEVYSSEVKKTEVLMENFRRAIGLRIKENKEVYEGEVTELSPEESESSTGGYGKSISHVVIGLKTVKGTKQLKLDPTIYDALIKEKVAVGDVIYIEANSGAVKRVGRCDAFATEYDLEAEEYVPIPKGEVHKKKEIVQDVTLHDLDAANAQPQGGQDILSLMGQMMKSRKTEITEKLRQEINKVVNRYIDEGIAELVPGVLFIDEVHMLDIECFSYLNRALESPLSPIVILATNRGICTVRGTDMTSPHGIPVDLLDRLVIVRTQIYGPIEMIQILAIRAQVEEIEIDEDSLAFLGEVGQQTSLRHAIQLLSPASVVAKANGRDKICKADLEEVRVLYLDAKSSAQLLHHQQGSYIT
- the LOC123059914 gene encoding ruvB-like protein 1 isoform X1, which produces MRIEEVQSTSKKQRIATHTHIKGLGLDVTLLPLLRSSPPAGLGVFPSTSCYPEFSFSGWIRLLLFALQANGTAIGMSAGFVGQAEAREACGLVVDMIRQKKMAGRALLLAGPPATGKTALALGISQELGSKVPFCPMVGSEVYSSEVKKTEVLMENFRRAIGLRIKENKEVYEGEVTELSPEESESSTGGYGKSISHVVIGLKTVKGTKQLKLDPTIYDALIKEKVAVGDVIYIEANSGAVKRVGRCDAFATEYDLEAEEYVPIPKGEVHKKKEIVQDVTLHDLDAANAQPQGGQDILSLMGQMMKSRKTEITEKLRQEINKVVNRYIDEGIAELVPGVLFIDEVHMLDIECFSYLNRALESPLSPIVILATNRGICTVRGTDMTSPHGIPVDLLDRLVIVRTQIYGPIEMIQILAIRAQVEEIEIDEDSLAFLGEVGQQTSLRHAIQLLSPASVVAKANGRDKICKADLEEVRVLYLDAKSSAQLLHHQQGSYIT